Within Caulobacter segnis, the genomic segment CGCTCCAGGACGGGCGCCGGTCCGTGAAGACAGGACGGTTCGCTAGCTGCGAACCCTCTTTGGGATCCAAACCACGTGGGGCACGGCCGGTCAAGCGCCGGCCACACCCGTCAGTGGTTCAGGAACTTGGTCGTCACCGATATGACGATGACGATCGCCAGCACGAACGGGATCTCGTTGGTGATCCGCCAGAACTTTTCCGAGCGGACGTTCTCGCCCCGCTCGAACTTCTTGCGCGAGGCCGACAGGAAGCCGTGCCAGCCATAGAGGCCGACCAGGGCGACCAGCTTGGTGGCCATCCAGGGCTCGGCCAGGAAGCTCCAGCCGCGGATGGCGCTGTCGGCCAGGATCAGACCCAGACCGAACACCGCCGTGGCGATCGAGGCCGGATTGATGATCCCGCGCAGCAAACGCCGCTCCATGACCTTGAAGGTCTCGTCCATCTCCGAGCCGGGCGTGGCCTTGGTGTGATAGACGAACAGGCGCGGCAGGTAGAGCATCCCGGCCATGAAGGCGATGACCGACAGGATGTGCAGACCGCGCACCAGGTTGAAGTGCGCCACCAGGAAATCGATCACGCCGAAGCTCCCTCTCTGCACGGACAGTTGGGCCAATCTCGCCCGCACCGCCAGGT encodes:
- a CDS encoding CopD family protein, with protein sequence MRARLAQLSVQRGSFGVIDFLVAHFNLVRGLHILSVIAFMAGMLYLPRLFVYHTKATPGSEMDETFKVMERRLLRGIINPASIATAVFGLGLILADSAIRGWSFLAEPWMATKLVALVGLYGWHGFLSASRKKFERGENVRSEKFWRITNEIPFVLAIVIVISVTTKFLNH